One bacterium genomic window carries:
- the rpmJ gene encoding 50S ribosomal protein L36, producing MKVRASVKKICDKCRIVRRKGRVRVICKNPRHKQRQG from the coding sequence ATGAAAGTTAGAGCATCAGTTAAAAAAATTTGTGATAAATGCAGAATCGTCCGGAGAAAAGGGCGTGTTCGCGTAATTTGCAAGAACCCCAGGCATAAACAACGCCAGGGATAG
- the rpsM gene encoding 30S ribosomal protein S13, with translation MARISGIDLPKNKRIDVALTYIFGIGQTSSKKILEVTQIDSATRVHELTEADVSRLRQEIDANYQVEGNLRAKRAGDIKRLIEIGSYRGLRHKVGLPVRGQRTRTNARSRKGAKRTVGLGRKKLGKKG, from the coding sequence ATGGCAAGAATATCGGGAATAGACCTGCCAAAGAATAAGCGCATCGATGTAGCTCTTACCTACATATTCGGTATCGGACAAACTTCGAGCAAAAAGATACTTGAGGTTACACAAATCGATTCCGCGACAAGAGTTCACGAACTCACTGAGGCAGACGTTTCGCGCCTTAGACAGGAAATAGATGCGAATTATCAGGTCGAAGGTAACCTAAGAGCCAAACGAGCAGGAGATATCAAAAGACTTATAGAGATCGGTTCTTATAGAGGTCTTAGACATAAAGTAGGTTTACCTGTCAGAGGTCAGAGAACACGGACTAATGCCCGTTCGAGGAAAGGCGCAAAACGCACAGTCGGATTGGGTAGGAAGAAGCTTGGCAAGAAGGGTTAA
- the rpsK gene encoding 30S ribosomal protein S11, producing MAKTKKRQPRKVKKVVGENGVVHVTATFNNTIITFTDKNGNTITWSSGGCIGFTGSKKSTPYAAQLAAKEAAEKAMEMGLRNVEAWTQGPGSGKEAAVRAIGATGLRVTRVKDISPVPFGGCRGKKRRRV from the coding sequence GTGGCGAAAACAAAAAAGCGTCAGCCGCGCAAGGTAAAGAAGGTCGTTGGTGAGAACGGTGTTGTTCATGTAACCGCGACTTTTAATAATACAATCATTACTTTCACTGATAAGAACGGCAACACCATTACATGGAGTTCCGGTGGTTGTATTGGTTTTACTGGGAGTAAAAAGTCTACGCCTTATGCGGCTCAGTTAGCCGCTAAAGAGGCTGCTGAAAAGGCCATGGAAATGGGTCTTCGCAACGTCGAAGCCTGGACTCAAGGTCCAGGAAGTGGTAAAGAGGCAGCTGTCAGGGCTATAGGGGCTACCGGTTTAAGAGTAACGCGTGTTAAGGACATTTCGCCAGTGCCTTTTGGCGGATGTCGTGGTAAAAAGCGCCGTCGTGTATAG
- the rpsD gene encoding 30S ribosomal protein S4, translating into MARYIGPSCRQCRREGQKLFLKGERCNSDTCAITRRGTNPPGSYKQGRRMRKPSDYAIRLREKQKARRIYGILEKQFRRYFERATRMKGVTGTNLLQLLELRLDNLVYRLGFAPSRKAARQLVLHRHLIVDGSLVNIPSYEVHPGQIIGVRECSKDLEIIHDSLRNIGENVLPWLQLEKPKLIGKLLSLPTREEIPVETQEQLIVEYYSR; encoded by the coding sequence ATGGCAAGATATATTGGACCATCGTGCAGACAATGTCGAAGAGAAGGACAGAAGTTATTTCTAAAGGGTGAGCGTTGTAATTCCGACACTTGTGCAATTACAAGACGCGGAACTAATCCTCCGGGAAGCTATAAGCAGGGTCGTAGGATGAGAAAACCTTCTGATTATGCTATTCGACTTCGCGAGAAACAAAAGGCTAGAAGAATTTATGGTATTCTCGAAAAGCAATTCAGACGCTATTTCGAGCGCGCTACGAGAATGAAGGGTGTTACTGGAACGAACCTTCTTCAGCTTCTCGAGCTTCGTCTCGATAATCTAGTGTATCGTCTAGGATTTGCACCTTCGAGAAAAGCTGCAAGACAGCTTGTGCTTCACAGGCATTTAATTGTCGACGGGAGTTTAGTAAATATTCCATCTTATGAGGTTCACCCCGGGCAGATCATCGGTGTTAGAGAATGCAGTAAGGATCTCGAGATAATCCATGATTCGTTGAGGAATATCGGCGAGAATGTACTTCCGTGGCTTCAACTCGAGAAACCGAAATTGATTGGCAAACTCTTATCTCTTCCAACTCGCGAGGAGATTCCTGTGGAAACACAAGAACAGCTTATTGTCGAATACTATTCGAGATAA